The following coding sequences are from one Formosa haliotis window:
- a CDS encoding PKD-like domain-containing protein, which produces MKQFNFFKSKYAALVLGCAALFFSCSKDNNDDPILAPEVGMTVDTQAVEMTMGETLNFEAINLNDAVYSSAWTIGDSLVSSVGTYEFMPETSGEYELTYRASNDAGEFVFDYNISVAALIRPTTPDSKAYVTDLFEFLPAPGQFINKSPGNLESAEGVLNGKNGLVSLGAWGGSITLGFDHTVLNSENEKDFIVYGNALPTFSEPGIIWVMQDENANGLADDTWYEIKGSGHDLEDTKRNYSVTYFKPATADDDVAWEDSEGNTGAVVKNMFHSQAYYPEWITAESYTLTGTMLPDTNIDMSNPSWITSAAYDYGYGDNTTGGDEIDIADAIDAEGNSVSLQGIDFIKIQTGVQADMGWLGELSTEVSGIADLSLLN; this is translated from the coding sequence ATGAAACAATTCAATTTTTTTAAGAGTAAATATGCTGCCTTAGTATTAGGATGTGCGGCATTATTTTTTTCATGTTCTAAAGACAATAACGACGATCCTATTTTAGCACCAGAAGTAGGCATGACGGTAGACACACAGGCTGTTGAAATGACTATGGGAGAAACCCTGAATTTTGAAGCTATCAACCTAAATGATGCAGTTTATTCTAGTGCATGGACTATTGGAGACAGTTTAGTGTCTTCGGTAGGTACGTACGAGTTTATGCCTGAAACTTCTGGAGAATACGAGCTAACATACCGTGCGTCTAATGATGCTGGTGAATTTGTTTTCGACTATAATATTTCAGTCGCTGCACTTATTCGCCCTACAACTCCAGACAGTAAAGCCTATGTTACGGATTTATTCGAATTTTTACCAGCACCAGGGCAATTTATAAATAAAAGCCCAGGGAATTTAGAAAGTGCAGAAGGAGTGTTAAACGGAAAAAATGGCCTGGTAAGTTTAGGAGCTTGGGGTGGTTCCATCACGTTAGGATTCGACCATACGGTTTTAAATTCTGAAAATGAAAAAGACTTTATTGTTTACGGAAATGCATTGCCAACATTTTCTGAACCTGGAATTATTTGGGTAATGCAAGACGAAAATGCCAATGGTTTAGCAGACGATACTTGGTACGAGATTAAAGGTAGTGGTCACGATTTAGAAGATACAAAACGCAATTATAGTGTAACTTACTTTAAACCAGCTACGGCCGACGATGATGTTGCTTGGGAAGATAGTGAAGGTAATACAGGAGCTGTGGTTAAAAATATGTTCCATTCTCAAGCCTATTATCCAGAATGGATTACAGCAGAATCTTATACACTTACGGGGACTATGCTGCCAGATACTAATATAGATATGAGTAATCCGTCTTGGATTACAAGTGCGGCTTACGACTATGGTTATGGCGATAATACGACCGGGGGAGATGAAATTGATATTGCCGATGCTATCGATGCCGAAGGGAATTCTGTGTCACTTCAAGGTATCGATTTTATTAAAATTCAAACAGGAGTTCAAGCCGATATGGGCTGGTTAGGAGAATTATCTACCGAAGTATCAGGAATTGCAGATCTAAGCTTACTAAACTAA
- a CDS encoding YncE family protein — MKTYVLLFATILVLSSCRTEDPIPTDEDPQTPELPDDTDTALKGFYLINEGNMFMNKASLDYMDFETGEYKRERFKSANPSEVGGLGDVANDIGIYGSKMYIVVNASNKVEVLDVNTGVKLKQINVDNCRYITFYEGKAYLSTYLGTIGDPSAPLGQVNEIDTTSLSVIRKVDVGRQPEELVAYNNKIYVANSGGYSPPNYESTISVIDIPSFTETNRIEVAINLHRLKMDSEGDLYVSSRGDYFETPSKLFVVDTKTETVKKTFDLAVSNMVIHNDTAYIYSTEFNYFTGKNTISYDAIDTKTETILEDSFLAEGNDELIQIPYGIAINPDTEDIYITDAKDYVTPGDLYCFDKNGEYKWKVQTGDIPAKIQFVNQH; from the coding sequence ATGAAAACTTATGTCCTCCTTTTTGCCACCATTTTAGTTTTAAGTTCCTGCCGAACAGAAGATCCTATTCCTACAGATGAAGATCCACAAACGCCGGAGTTACCCGACGACACAGACACTGCCTTAAAAGGATTTTACCTTATAAACGAAGGTAATATGTTTATGAATAAAGCCTCCTTAGATTATATGGATTTTGAAACGGGCGAATATAAAAGAGAACGTTTTAAAAGTGCAAATCCATCAGAAGTAGGAGGTTTAGGAGATGTTGCAAACGATATTGGAATATATGGTTCTAAAATGTATATCGTAGTAAATGCATCTAATAAAGTAGAAGTTTTAGATGTAAATACTGGCGTAAAATTAAAGCAAATAAATGTTGATAATTGCCGCTACATTACCTTTTACGAAGGGAAAGCCTATTTAAGCACCTATTTAGGAACTATTGGCGATCCCAGTGCACCACTAGGGCAGGTAAACGAAATAGATACCACAAGTTTAAGTGTTATCCGAAAAGTGGATGTAGGGAGACAACCTGAAGAATTAGTCGCTTATAATAATAAAATTTATGTAGCTAATTCTGGAGGATATAGTCCGCCCAATTACGAATCGACTATTTCGGTTATCGATATTCCAAGTTTTACTGAAACCAATCGTATTGAAGTGGCCATCAATCTGCACCGCTTAAAAATGGATAGTGAAGGCGATTTATACGTGTCCTCGAGAGGAGATTATTTTGAAACACCATCGAAACTTTTTGTAGTAGACACCAAAACCGAAACGGTAAAAAAGACTTTCGATCTTGCGGTTAGCAATATGGTTATCCATAACGATACGGCTTACATCTACAGCACCGAATTCAATTATTTTACAGGAAAAAATACCATTTCCTATGACGCGATAGATACAAAAACAGAAACCATTTTAGAAGATTCTTTTCTTGCAGAAGGCAACGATGAACTCATTCAAATCCCATACGGGATCGCTATAAACCCAGACACAGAAGACATTTACATTACCGATGCCAAAGATTATGTAACCCCTGGAGATTTGTACTGCTTCGATAAGAATGGAGAATATAAATGGAAAGTACAAACTGGCGATATTCCTGCCAAAATTCAATTTGTTAATCAACATTAA
- a CDS encoding TonB-dependent receptor plug domain-containing protein, whose protein sequence is MAIVMLGQAILVGAKLIEVAFLKSFLGIGFTGYLVCCFSMSCWAQEQDSISATTLNEVVLKYNATQYKKHVSPAPVQTLDGATLQRLNSLNVADAIRYFSGVQLKDYGGVGGIKTVNIRSMGSQHTGVFYDGVRLGNAQNGQVDLGKYSLNNMEQVSLYQGQKTDLDLSANGYASANSIYLKSKGPNTDATKKYDADVTLKTGSFGLFNPSFSFDYRLSDKIATRISSELVSADGEYKFRYTNGSYDTTAVRKNADIKSHRVEAGLYGNPSSKSSWYIKYYYFNSERGLPGAIVANRFTRPQRLWDKNNFIQGEYKYQVNDAYFFVIRAKYETDFTRYVDPEIVSLDGILDNQYHQKKYYTSLVNTVQLKPYWELSLASDFEENTLDANLYRFAYPKRFSMLNALASNLRFKRLNLQLSVLSTTVNETVQAYESADDFQKFSPSFLINLQPFKNSDFRLRAFYKNIFRMPTFNDLYYTFVGNTFLRPENSEQIDFGFSYQHSGSNYFFEVQADVYKVWITDKIVAVPGANLFRWMMLNLGKVETTGLELGLKSSVKISSRVDLSAMLNYAYQHAVDVTPNSNSYGHQIPYIPLHSGSATVMAAYKAFNLNYSFIYTGSRYSQKANIASNYLQPWYTHDMSLTYGFKWFKNPLLLGIEINNLLDQQYDVIRNFPMPGRSYRFTLNYKL, encoded by the coding sequence ATGGCCATAGTTATGCTTGGCCAAGCCATCCTCGTTGGTGCAAAATTAATTGAGGTGGCGTTTTTAAAATCGTTTTTAGGTATTGGTTTCACGGGCTATTTAGTCTGCTGCTTTTCTATGTCTTGTTGGGCACAAGAACAGGATAGTATTTCTGCAACTACCCTTAACGAAGTGGTTTTAAAATACAATGCTACGCAGTATAAAAAGCACGTGTCTCCAGCTCCCGTACAAACTTTAGATGGTGCCACTTTACAGCGCTTAAATAGTTTAAATGTGGCCGATGCCATTCGGTATTTTAGTGGTGTACAATTAAAAGATTATGGCGGGGTTGGCGGCATAAAAACTGTAAACATCCGTAGTATGGGTTCGCAGCATACAGGGGTGTTTTACGATGGTGTTCGCTTAGGAAATGCTCAAAACGGACAGGTCGATCTGGGGAAGTATTCCTTAAATAATATGGAACAAGTAAGCTTGTATCAGGGACAAAAAACCGATCTGGATTTATCGGCGAATGGCTATGCTTCTGCCAACAGTATATACTTAAAATCTAAAGGGCCTAATACGGACGCTACTAAAAAGTACGACGCAGATGTCACTCTAAAAACAGGCTCTTTTGGCTTGTTTAATCCGTCATTTTCCTTCGATTATCGGTTAAGCGATAAAATAGCGACGCGAATAAGTTCGGAATTGGTTTCTGCCGATGGCGAATATAAGTTCAGATATACCAATGGCAGCTACGATACGACAGCTGTTCGAAAAAACGCAGACATCAAATCGCATCGGGTAGAAGCAGGTTTATACGGAAACCCTTCTTCTAAATCGAGTTGGTATATAAAATACTATTATTTTAATTCCGAGCGTGGTTTGCCTGGAGCTATTGTAGCCAATCGGTTTACACGGCCACAACGCCTTTGGGATAAAAATAATTTTATTCAAGGGGAATATAAATATCAGGTTAACGATGCTTATTTTTTTGTTATTAGAGCTAAGTATGAAACAGATTTTACGCGTTATGTCGATCCGGAAATCGTTTCGTTAGATGGGATATTAGATAATCAGTACCATCAAAAAAAATATTATACCTCTCTAGTAAATACGGTTCAGTTAAAACCGTATTGGGAGCTGTCTTTAGCTTCAGATTTCGAAGAAAATACTCTAGATGCCAATTTGTACAGGTTTGCTTATCCCAAACGATTTTCAATGTTAAACGCTCTAGCCAGCAACCTTCGTTTTAAACGTTTAAATCTGCAATTAAGTGTCTTGAGCACAACAGTGAATGAAACAGTTCAGGCCTACGAATCGGCAGACGATTTTCAAAAATTTTCACCTTCATTTTTAATCAATTTACAACCTTTTAAAAATTCAGATTTCCGATTAAGAGCTTTTTATAAGAATATTTTTAGAATGCCAACTTTTAACGATTTGTATTACACTTTTGTTGGAAATACGTTTTTAAGACCTGAAAATTCTGAACAAATAGATTTCGGATTTTCGTATCAACATTCAGGATCTAATTACTTTTTTGAAGTTCAAGCCGATGTGTATAAAGTTTGGATTACAGACAAAATAGTTGCTGTGCCTGGGGCTAATTTGTTTAGGTGGATGATGCTTAATTTAGGAAAAGTAGAAACTACTGGACTAGAACTCGGATTAAAATCTTCTGTAAAAATTTCATCGCGTGTCGACCTTTCCGCGATGCTTAATTATGCCTATCAGCACGCGGTAGATGTTACCCCAAATAGTAACAGTTATGGTCATCAAATTCCTTATATCCCTTTGCATAGTGGAAGCGCCACGGTTATGGCGGCCTATAAAGCATTCAATTTAAATTACAGTTTTATATATACTGGGAGTCGATATAGTCAAAAAGCAAACATTGCCTCAAATTATTTACAACCCTGGTATACGCATGATATGTCGCTTACTTACGGTTTTAAATGGTTTAAAAACCCACTTCTGTTGGGTATAGAAATTAATAATCTCTTAGATCAGCAATACGATGTGATACGAAATTTCCCCATGCCAGGGCGATCGTATCGCTTTACACTTAATTATAAACTTTAA
- a CDS encoding CDP-alcohol phosphatidyltransferase family protein: protein MSIKNHIPNALTLLNLFCGCIAVIFATHSHFIAAAAFVFGGIFFDFFDGFAARKLKVSSELGLQLDSLADMVTSGVVPGIVMYKLLSLSMQRPEMVTDEGSWNAYFSGDAIMPSVLPVIGFFITLSSAYRLAKFNLDEEQQDYFKGLPTPANTLLIISLPLILELQPNEMVNAIIMNQGFLIALTITSTILLNAPIVLFALKFKSFDFKPNAIRYIFLIISIVLLIVLKFAAIPIIILTYVAMSMLDVVIKGSY from the coding sequence ATGTCGATTAAAAACCACATTCCAAACGCCCTTACTTTACTGAATTTATTTTGTGGATGTATAGCTGTAATCTTCGCGACTCATAGTCATTTTATAGCGGCAGCAGCCTTTGTATTTGGTGGTATCTTTTTTGATTTTTTCGACGGTTTTGCAGCACGAAAATTAAAAGTGTCTTCAGAACTAGGCTTGCAATTAGACTCTTTGGCCGATATGGTTACCAGCGGCGTTGTTCCTGGTATAGTGATGTATAAATTATTAAGTTTAAGCATGCAAAGACCAGAAATGGTTACCGATGAAGGATCGTGGAATGCCTATTTTAGTGGCGATGCCATTATGCCATCGGTATTACCTGTTATTGGTTTTTTTATAACCTTATCGTCGGCATATCGCTTAGCAAAATTCAATTTAGATGAAGAACAGCAAGACTATTTTAAAGGCTTACCAACTCCAGCAAATACCTTATTAATTATTTCGTTACCGTTAATTTTAGAATTACAACCTAACGAAATGGTAAATGCCATTATCATGAATCAAGGGTTTTTAATAGCTTTAACTATTACAAGTACCATTTTATTAAATGCACCTATTGTACTTTTTGCCTTAAAATTTAAATCGTTCGATTTTAAACCCAATGCCATTCGTTATATCTTTTTAATAATAAGTATTGTATTGCTTATTGTTTTAAAATTTGCAGCGATTCCTATTATTATACTTACGTATGTAGCCATGTCTATGCTAGATGTGGTTATTAAAGGGTCGTATTAA
- a CDS encoding PorV/PorQ family protein, which yields MRILFTILCVFLTASVFSQAARKYSNEFMNIGVDAAALGMSHSVTAQTADVNSGYWNPAGLIHLEDNQLALMHSSYFANIANYDYAAFAMPIDDRSAVGISLIRFGVDDILDTTQLIDDQGNINYDRIQLFSTADYGVTFSYARQPVFLEGFSYGVNAKVIRRIIGDFANSWGFGLDAGIQYQTNSWKFGVMARDITTTFNAWQIDEDKFQNIQDAIGDQNQELPETTEITIPKLQIGISKTFIFNYDYVLETAVDLQMRFEQNNDIFSTEVLSINPSFGFEFGYLDMVYLRGGMGNFQNELQIDNTEQLSFQPSLGVGFKYQGIQVDYAFTDIGDQSVALYSNVFSLKLDFSIFRR from the coding sequence TTGAGAATCCTTTTCACTATCCTATGTGTATTCCTTACGGCCTCGGTATTTAGCCAAGCTGCGAGAAAATACTCCAACGAATTTATGAATATTGGAGTAGATGCAGCCGCTTTGGGGATGAGCCACTCGGTTACGGCACAAACTGCCGATGTAAATTCAGGATATTGGAATCCCGCAGGATTAATTCATTTAGAAGATAATCAGCTCGCTTTAATGCACTCCAGCTATTTTGCTAACATTGCAAATTACGATTATGCTGCATTTGCAATGCCTATAGATGATAGAAGCGCGGTTGGGATATCGTTAATACGTTTTGGTGTTGATGATATTTTAGACACTACACAATTAATTGACGATCAAGGAAATATTAATTACGACCGCATCCAGCTTTTTTCTACCGCCGATTACGGTGTAACCTTTTCGTATGCTAGACAACCTGTTTTTCTTGAAGGTTTCAGCTATGGGGTAAATGCCAAAGTTATTCGTAGAATAATTGGAGATTTTGCCAATTCTTGGGGATTTGGTTTAGATGCCGGAATTCAATACCAAACCAATTCTTGGAAGTTTGGTGTTATGGCCAGAGATATAACAACCACTTTTAATGCTTGGCAAATAGACGAAGATAAATTTCAAAATATTCAAGATGCCATAGGCGATCAAAATCAGGAGTTACCTGAAACCACAGAAATTACCATTCCTAAATTACAAATAGGAATTTCTAAAACGTTCATTTTTAATTATGATTATGTATTAGAAACCGCTGTAGATTTACAAATGCGATTCGAGCAAAATAACGATATTTTTTCTACGGAAGTATTGAGTATTAACCCATCGTTCGGATTTGAATTTGGGTATTTAGATATGGTGTATTTACGTGGTGGGATGGGTAATTTTCAGAATGAATTACAAATCGATAATACCGAGCAACTCAGCTTTCAACCTAGCTTAGGGGTTGGTTTTAAATATCAAGGGATACAGGTAGATTATGCCTTCACCGATATTGGCGACCAAAGTGTCGCTTTATACTCGAATGTATTTTCATTAAAACTGGATTTTAGTATCTTTAGGCGATAA
- the lnt gene encoding apolipoprotein N-acyltransferase yields MKHLLLALATGLLLALGWPTYGFPVLLFVAFIPLLYVAHDIKVNDTLKRKGWRLFGLAYLSFFIWNFITTNWLQYADVFGASFAILVNSLLMALLILLYQAVSKRTTVNKALLFLITLWISFEKLHLNWEFSWPWLNLGNAFSEYPKWIQWYEYTGTFGGTLWIWMVNVILFKAFLNYFKTSEKGFLKRAAVLTSAIICIPIIFSVVRFYTYTPETETIEAVVLQPNINPYTEKYNSTNKRVGDLLQRLAKKKLTKKTNLLVAPETVMAEGYGVNLPKFNRSPEFFQAKALVYRYPELNYLLGFQFYQKHTNKADILPTSNQYNDHLWIDYFNSAALINSDIQPKIYHKSKLVVGVENFPYQSVLKPIIGDAMLDLGGTVAMKTTQHTRTAFNIKDTNYKVAPVICYESVYGEFVTGYVRNGANILAIMTNDAWWGKTQGHKQHLSYAKLRAIETRRAIARSANTGISAFISPKGELLQTLAYNTQGSLKAELPVNTNLTFYVKAGDYIARISMFLALGLFIITFFSRKARG; encoded by the coding sequence GTGAAACACCTACTTTTAGCCCTAGCAACGGGATTATTATTAGCCCTTGGCTGGCCCACTTATGGATTCCCTGTCTTACTTTTTGTCGCGTTTATCCCCTTACTTTATGTCGCTCACGATATAAAAGTAAACGACACTTTAAAACGTAAAGGTTGGCGACTCTTTGGATTAGCATATTTATCATTCTTTATTTGGAATTTTATAACCACCAATTGGTTACAATATGCCGATGTTTTTGGAGCGAGTTTTGCCATTTTAGTGAACAGTTTATTAATGGCTTTACTTATATTACTGTACCAAGCAGTATCTAAACGTACTACAGTAAATAAGGCCCTTTTATTTTTAATAACCCTATGGATTTCTTTTGAAAAACTACATTTAAATTGGGAGTTTTCTTGGCCTTGGCTAAACTTAGGAAATGCCTTTTCCGAATACCCAAAATGGATTCAATGGTACGAGTATACCGGAACTTTTGGCGGTACACTCTGGATCTGGATGGTAAATGTTATCCTTTTTAAAGCCTTTTTAAATTATTTTAAAACTTCTGAAAAAGGATTTTTAAAACGAGCCGCTGTACTTACCTCAGCAATCATTTGCATACCCATAATCTTTTCTGTGGTACGTTTTTATACCTATACCCCAGAAACAGAAACCATAGAAGCTGTTGTGCTTCAGCCCAACATCAATCCCTATACCGAGAAATACAATTCGACGAATAAGCGGGTTGGAGATCTTTTACAAAGGTTGGCCAAAAAAAAACTTACTAAAAAAACAAATTTATTAGTCGCTCCCGAGACGGTGATGGCAGAAGGCTATGGTGTAAATTTACCTAAATTTAATAGAAGCCCAGAGTTTTTTCAAGCTAAAGCTTTAGTGTACAGATATCCGGAATTAAATTATTTACTCGGTTTCCAATTCTACCAAAAACACACCAATAAGGCCGATATTTTACCTACTTCAAATCAGTATAACGACCATTTGTGGATAGATTATTTTAATTCTGCCGCCTTAATTAATTCCGATATTCAACCTAAAATTTATCACAAATCTAAGTTGGTTGTGGGCGTTGAAAACTTCCCGTACCAAAGTGTTTTAAAACCTATTATAGGAGATGCCATGTTAGACCTTGGTGGTACAGTGGCTATGAAAACCACCCAACATACGCGTACGGCTTTCAATATAAAAGACACAAATTATAAGGTTGCGCCTGTAATTTGCTACGAATCGGTTTACGGCGAATTTGTAACCGGATATGTAAGAAATGGTGCTAATATTTTAGCTATCATGACCAATGATGCCTGGTGGGGAAAGACCCAAGGCCACAAGCAACATTTAAGCTATGCCAAATTACGAGCTATTGAAACTCGGCGTGCCATTGCTAGAAGTGCCAATACGGGAATCTCAGCTTTTATTAGTCCAAAAGGAGAGTTATTACAAACTTTAGCCTATAACACCCAAGGCAGTCTAAAGGCAGAACTTCCGGTAAATACAAATCTGACATTCTATGTAAAGGCAGGCGATTATATAGCTAGAATAAGCATGTTTCTCGCGCTTGGTTTATTTATTATAACGTTTTTTAGCAGAAAAGCGAGGGGTTAA